The following DNA comes from Chloroflexota bacterium.
GCCGGCAGGCAATCTGATTGGCGGGGCAACCTGAGTTCCCCAATGAATTGTGCACCTCACCGGAACCCGTCAGGCTCTATTCTATCCTATTTTGAGGGTACAGCCTGAAAGTAATATACACGATGAATTGTTCAAAACGCAGCGAACAAACTCCACGCTCAACAAATAAATCAACGTTGCAAATAGCCATTATTCATTGCCGCATGTATAGCATGTTTGGGATACCTTACAGACGATTTGACCGAAATCCGCAACAGATCCATATTGACTGGCAGTGCTTGCTAGCGCATAATATTGCGAGTTAGGGTGTAATCATCCACGGGACGTTAAAGATTGTTGTAAGGACGAGGTATGTGGGGCAAGCGATTCCAACTTGATAGGTTTGAGCAGGTAATTTCCGCCCGCATTGTCATTGGCGTCACCGGCCACCGAGAGTTAGAAAAACAACCTGCGCTCACTGAAGCAATCCGCTCAGTAGTACAAAGCATAAAACAGGTGGTGCCGCCTATGCGAAGCACTCCGGTAGGCCTGTGTGTTCTGTCTCCTCTTGCCGAAGGCGCTGACCGCTTAGTGGTCAGAGAAATCCTCAAGATTCCCGAGTCAACATTAGAGGTGGTTCTTCCCATGGAGAAAGATGACTACATGCAAGACTTCGAGACCAGCGAATCCAAGAAGGAATTTGAAAGGTTGCTTTCCCAAGTAAGGAGTATCAGAACGCTTACAGCCAAAGCTGAGCGAACCGAAGCATATGAGCAGGTGGGGCGCTATGTGGTTGACCAATGCGACGTGCTCATTGCTCTCTGGAACGGCAAACCGGCTACTGGACAAGGTGGTACTGCAGAAATGGTCAAGTATGCACGAGATACTAAGTGCCCTCTTATCTGGATACACACGGATAAACCAGGGCAGGTCACGCTCGAGCCGGGGCGGGGCCTAAACCCCGGGCCACTCCGATCCCTCGATGAATACAACTCAGAGCAGGTCAATGCTACCAACTTTGCTAATCAACTAGAAGAAATGCGCCAGTTTTTCGTGGGTATATCCGAAAGTGCCAAATTACCTTCTGATAGATTGCAGGCGACTCTGGAATATTGCCTGCGCCATTATGTCAGGGCTGATATCCTGGCATTGCGCTACCAGCACCTGTATTATCGGGCTGATAGTGTCGTCTACGTACTAGCCTTAGCCGCTGTGGTCATAGCCGCTTCCCAAATTCTTTTCCTGCCCCAGAGACCAATTATCCTGACATCCGAAGTACTCTTGATGTTAGCCGTGCTGGCCATTGTCAGCATAAGCCGATGGCGGAGATGGCATGACAAGTGGTTAGATTACAGATTCTTGGCTGAGCGCTTTCGTTCAGCCCTGTTCATGGCACTGGCGAATATCGACGTGTCAACACTACGACCACCTCGGCACTTGAGCCTGGCATATTCTCCCAAAGATTGGATGGTGCCTGCCTTTCTTTCATTTTGGGGGCGGCGACCACGTCTTGAGATGAATTTATCCACATTCCAACGCCTGAAGTGTTTCATATGTGAAGCTTGGATTGAAGAACAGATTAGCTATCATGATGGCACCAGAAAACGCCACTACCGAAGACATCACCGCATGGCCATTGCCAGCTATGTCTTGTTTGGCCTCACTATCTGTGCTGTGCTGCTCCACATTTCCAATCTTGGCCCTGACTTGCTTGGGATTTTCTTTGCTTTCATGGCTATAGTTTTGCCAGCTATTGCTGCCACCATAACCGCCATTCGAATGCACAGGGACTACTTAAGAAATTCGATGCGTTCCGCTGAGATGGTGCGCCATCTGACCGAACTCAAGGATAGAATGATGCTATCTCAGGATTATAATAGCTTCCTCGAGTCATTGAAAGAAGCTGAAGAAACCATGTTGCACGAAAATGAGGACTGGCGCGTAGTCGTCCGATTTCACACGCCAGAGCCAGTCTGACAGAATGAGCTAATGAATAAAGAAAAAGGTAGCAAAGTCGTGGTGGTGACCGGAGATGTCACTATTGATTGGAACATTGCCCGAATATGGCGAACGGAGGGCATGGCGCAGGCTTGGACTGCGGATGAAGTAACTGCCGCCTTCTGCCAGCGCGGTGGCGCGGCAATGCTGGTTGACCTTATTAGTGCTGTTGCCAAGAACCTGAGACAAGCCAGCCAGGTCAACTTTGAAGTCCAGCAAGTCAGTCTGCCCCGAGGTCGGGTAACTCCGGCTGATAGCCGTTTCCACCATTCTTATGCTATGTGGGCGCCCTTCAAGCTTGATGAACGCGCCTCAAGCTCAGACAAGGTATGGCGGGTGCAGGAATTCCTGGGGCTGAGTCCAGCACATACTAACGTGGCTTCATCAGACAAGTGGAGAAAGATTGTCGATGACCCCAAATACCCGGACCTCATCATCATTGACGATGCCAACCTGGGGTTTCGTGAGCACCAAGAGTTCTGGCCTCAGGCATTGGCCAGTAGTACCGCCAGCCCCTGGGTTGTGGCCAAGATGGCTAAGCCCGTTGCTCAAGGCAGACTGTGGAACCATTTGCACCGCAATCATGCTGAGCAGCTTATAGTGGTCATGACAGCGGGTGATCTACGGAGCAGCCAGGTACAAATCAGTCATCAGATATCATGGGAACGCACTGCCCAGGACCTGGTGTGGGAACTTTTATACAATCCCCATGTGAACGCGCTGGCACAGTGCGCATATGTGGTCGTCTCTTTTGGCACTGCAGGCGTGATTCTTTTGTCACGAAATTCGAAATCCGTACCGGATGCAATGCTGTTTTTTGACCCAAGTGCGATGGAAGGCGAATGGGGATGCTACCACAAGGGATACATGATCGGGTACAACTCTTGCCTCACCGCAGGCATTGCCCGTGAACTGATGTTGAATGCCACGCAGCCAGACATGTCCCGGGGCATCCAGTCTGGTGTTCGTGCCATGCGCTTTCTTCATGTGGAGGGCTACGGCCATGTCGGTAGTGACCTAGGTCAAATCCGTCTCGCTTTTCCAGTCTCAAAAATAGCTGAGGTATTGGCAGAGGATGGTAAGTGCCTGGCAACAGCTTTAATCAGGAATCCAACACAGGCGCTGCCGGCGCTAGCGACCGGCACTGCTGCCACAGAGACAGCCCGTTTCTGGACAATTCTCGAGGACAAAAATCCAGCTCCACTTGAGGCTATAGCAGAACAAATTGTGCACGAAGGTCTGGAATGCGCCCTACCTGAAGTGCCAATGGGACGGTTTGGAAATCTGAAGACGGTGGACCGCAGGGAGATCGAGAGCCTGCACAGCATCAGTAGTCTGATTCACGACTACTGCCAACGTTACCGCCAAACACCCCTTTCCATTGCTGTCTTTGGTCAGCCGGGCTCTGGCAAGTCTTTTGCCGTAAAAGAAGTAGCCAACTCAGTGCTGCCGGGTGAAATTGAGACTCTGAACTTCAATCTATCGCAGCTTGCTGGATTTGAAGATTTGTTTGATGCCTTTCATCAGGTGCGTGACAAGGCATTATCCGGCAAAATTCCACTCGTCTTCTGGGACGAATTTGATGCCCACCTACAGCATCAGCCGCTGGGCTGGCTGCGTTATTTTCTGGCTCCGATGCAAGACGGTGAGTTTCAAGAAGGGCAGATAACTCATCCCATTGGTCGCAGCATCTTTGTTTTTGCCGGCGGCACAAGCCATAGCATGGAAAACTTTGGCACCAATCTTGAAGAAAAAGAGAGCCGAGCAGCAAAGTTGCCCGATTTTGCCAGCCGGCTCAAAGGCTTTCTCAACATCCTCGGTCCTAACCGGCAGGAAAATACTCAGGGGCTGGCTAAAGACGCTTACTATATCATCCGGCGAGCAATTATCTTACGCTCAATCTTTGAACGCTTTGCGCCACAGCTTCTGCACCAGGAAGGAAACAAGAGAATGGTGAACATTGACCAGGGAGTGCTGCGCGCCTTTCTGCTGACTAAGGAATACAGACACGGAGCCCGGTCTATGGAAGCAATCGTGGCTATGAGTCAACTTGCAGGCAAAACAAGCTTTGAGCGTTCCAGTTTGCCTTCTGAAACGCAATTGAATTTGCACGTAGATGGTCAGGACTTTTCCGCCTTAATTCAAAGTATGGAGCCTGATGAAGACCTCCTGGAGAAGCTTGCCGAGGCGTTTCATGAAATATTCTGTGAGGATTTAAGTGCAAAAGGATACAAGTATGGACCGGTTACACGGGAAGACAAGAAAGAACATAGTTCGCTCAAACCCTACGCCGAACTACCTGAGAATGAGAAGGAGCAGAATCGCAACAATGTCCGGGATATTCCGAGCAAACTAGCAAGCGTGGGATATGTCATGCTGCCAGCCCGCGGTGGTGAGGCACCGGCTGAATTTGAAAGTAGCGAGGTAGAGAAACTGGCAAAAATGGAGCATGAACGATGGATGCGTCAGAAGCTTGATGAAGGGTGGCGATATGGGAAGAAGACCATTAAAGCTAGGAAGCTGCATAAAGACCTGGTGCCGTGGGATAAACTTCTCGAAGAAGAGAAGGAAAAGGATCGCGTCCTGGTGAAAGGCATCCCCAGAATTATTGCGAAAGCTGGGTATACTATGGTCAAATTGAGCTAACAGTCTAAGAGGTTTAAATCAAATGGCTCACGACATTTTTATTAGCTATTCATCCCCTGACAGGGCCACTGCTGAGGCGATATGCGCCGCGCTCGAATCAAGAAACATATCTTGCTGGTTCGCTCCCCGGGATGTTGCAATCGGCAAAGTATGGGTTGAGGCAATCGTTGATGCGATTGATGCGAGCCGTATTTTCATCCTAGTGTTATCATCCAGCTCGAATAGCTCACCACAAGTAAATAGAGAGGTGGAAAGAGCCGCCAGCAAAGGCATTCCCATCATCCCAATTCGGATTGACAATACTCCTCTCTCCAAATCTATAGATTTTTTCACTAGTCGTCATCAGTGGCTAGATGCCCAAACGCCACCTCTGGAGAAACATTTACCCAAACTTGTCGCCACGGTACAGCAGCTTCTAGCTCAAGAAGCTTCTGCCGTGGCAGAGAAAGAGGCGGAGGAATCCCGGGCGAGAGCGAAGCGGGAGGCCGAGGCAGCGAAGAAGATTCAAGAAGCCGCTGCCAGGGCGAAGAAAGAAGCGGAGGGAGCCGTTAAAGAGAGGGCACGACAGGAAGCGGTTCGGGCGAGAGCGAAGCGGGAGGCCGAGGCAGCGAGGAAGATTCAAGGAGCTGCTGCCAGGGCGAAGAAAGAGGCGGAGGAATCCCGGGTGAGAGCGAAGCGGGAGGCCGAGGCAGCGAGGAAGATTCAAGAAGCCGCTGCCAGGGCGAAGAAAGAGGTAGAGGCGTTCCGGGAGAGAGCAAAACAGGAGGCTGAGGCAGCGAAGGGGATTCAAGCAACTGCTGCCAGAGGGAGGATGGAAGCCAAGCCAAAACCAATCCCTAAGCCACATGCCAGGATGCCGCTGAGGCCATTTCTAATAGGCCTAGGCGCTGCCTTGTTAGGGATTGCAAGTGTCGGTGGTATCTACTTCACCTTCGGTCATCTGTTCACCCCATCGCCAACACTTGCCATTCAGGATGTCTCGGTCTCAGACATAACTGCGACAAGTGCCGTCCTTACTTGGACAACAGATAAACCGGCTACCAGCCAGGTAGCATACGGCTACACCGCTGATTTAGGTTTGACTACTGCCTTGGGCGAAGAACTGGTCACCAACCACAGGGTCGAATTAACCGGGCTTCAGCCAGATACAACTTGTCACTTTAGGGTCATGTCAAAAAACGCTAGCGGAAAGGAAGCCACATCTGACATAGGCCAATTGACAACACTGCCAGCAGCTACAACACCAATGCCTACTCCTAGTCCACCACCACCCGTGGAAAAGCCGGTGGAGCCACCACCCGCAGCCAAGCTCTCCTTCAACGCCACTGAGTACACCAATGCCGAGTACGGCTTCTCCATCAAATATCCGAGCGATTGGATAAGGGTAGCAGATGAGGAAAAAAATGAGATTAAGCTCTACGCTAAAGGCACCGGGGAGGTTCCGGTAATATCTGCATCTGTTAGGGGACAAGCTACCTTTGCCGAGGCTGTCACAGCCGCATTTGGGCCAAGAAGTATATCACGTACAGCTATCAAGGTTGATGCTGAGCAGGAGACAACTCTGGAGGATGGCACCAAAGCTACCACTGCCAAAGTTGACTGGGAGAATTCATCGGGATATTTGATTGAGAGCTATGCTCTCGGGGTTAAGAAGGGCAACAAGTGGATTCTAGTTACCATAAGTACTGTAAGCACGAAGTCTGTAATCACGCTTGCTCCTTACGATGAAGCCAAGTTTTCAGAGATAGCGCACACTCTGCGATTCACGGCGGAGGAATGAGCAGCCAGCGAGTCATAAGCTGGATATACCGTGGTCAAGTCTGGCTACGAATATCATATTAGGAGCACTTAATGTCGACGCAGAGGATATACCAAGGGTAGCACCTTTCGCCCTAGAATGATAACTACAAGCCAGACACACACCCATTCCCGATGAAGTGTAGTCACTCACCCAAAATAAAACCAGCTCAAACGCAATGCCTTTGTTAACATTGTGTTATAACCCTTACAAAGGTTACACAGTCTGACGAAACGTTTAATTAACTTTCCCAAATTAGCGATTTCAGCTTTTTCCGGAAATCGCTTGACAATTGGCAAAGATGTGATACTATGAGGCAAAAAGGAGGATGGAGGAATGCCACCAATTTTCAAAGCTCTAGCGACAATAACGGCTTGGTTTCTATTTATTTGGGGGCTAATTTTGTGTCTGATCGATGGTTTTGTGTTTCCCATTGTTGGGAAAGTCACGATGACAGAGGCATACTTCGCCACTGGATTAGGTATTGCCAGTCTCATTTTATCTGTAGTTGCCATGAAATTAAGGAAAACGCTACAATAGGGCCACAACTGAACTTCAATTCCGCAGCCGACAATTAAAGAAAAAGTAGGATGACATTTCTCTCCCGGAATACTGAGGGATAGTTTTTACGCCTTTATCCATGCGGACAAGGCAGAGGTTGGTTTGGATTTCCCCTCCCTTCGGTTGCGTGACACGCTGAATTATCGCTGCCCATTTCTGACAAAAGTGCAATCTTGAGAGCTTGGACATTCCTCAGTATTGTAAGGCTAACCCAAGAAGTGCTATAACTATTGGACAGGTTCAGTATGAGACCAATGCCCCGGAGGAAGATAAAATGAGATCGAATATATTAAAAACACTTATCAAACAAATTATTCGGCACGCAATGTGGGAAGGCCAGACAAAAACCGTCACGAAAGTACTGGCATCGAGCTGCAGGCGAGATGGTATGCCTGAATATGGACGCTTCACTGCCAAGGAAATAAGGAGAATAACATCTCAGGCTATGCTGAATATCAAAGAGTTAATGCCTTATTTTGAAGATCTTGATAGTATCGGCAATTATCAACAAGAATATGCTGGATTATTAACTCTGGCCGTATACAGAGCTCTGCTAAAAGAGAACATAGCTCGCGATTACGCCACAAATCTAGTCGGGGACATGATTTGGCAAGCCTACCTGAACAATAAAGGCGCAATTCCAATAATCGCTCCGCTGAGAACGATGTGGTGGAAAATAACAACAAAAGGTCCAACGGCTCGTTTGGGGAAGTACCTCAAAGCCGCAATGAAGTATCCCTTTACTGAACCGGGGTATAAAATAAAGCTATATATGGACAAAGACGTGTGGTGCATGGACATTTATTCATGCACGGTTTATGACTTCTTCAAAAAGTTCGGACAAGAAGAGATGACTTTCTTCAGAAAAACCTGGTGCACCTTCGATTACTCCGGGGGCGAATACCTTGTTGAAGGCAGTAAGTATCGGAGAATACACACTCTGTCCGATGGTGATGAACTGTGTGATGCGAGATATTTTATTGAAAAGCAAATATCAACTTGAACATCTAAACCATGGTTAGCATGAACTTATACAGTAACCTTGTAGAAGTGTAATCTACGCGTTTATGTCTAAACTGGTTTGTCATTCTTTGACAACATGCAGCGAATTTCCAATATAGTCTACGCACAGCTTCATCTCCCGTCCGTCTTTGAGCCTGAGAGGGTGTAGTTTATGAGCGCACTGTGCCATATAAGTTACCGCCATGGGTGGTAGAGCACTGGAAGGGCAAGTAAGATGAAAGTGCTAATTACTGGAATATCCGGATATCTTGGGCAGGTTCTTCTGCCTTATTTGTTACAAGACGAAGAGATTAACTCAATTATTGGGCTGGATATTAACGAGCCCCTTTTAGAACATCCAAAATTGTCATTTGAAAAAGTTGATATAAGAGTTCGGGGAATCTCAAGTCATTTTGAAGATGTTGATGTGGTTATTCATTTAGCATTTATTGTTGTTGACAAGAAGAAAATGGTTCGAAAGCTTATTTATGATATAAATGTTAATGGAACGAAAAACTTACTTATGGCAGTCAGTGAGAGTGGTATAAAAAAACTGGTTGTGGCAAGCAGTATCGCTGCTTATGGTTCGCATGCTGATAATCCAGAGCTAATTACCGAAAATACACCTTTAAGAGGAAATAAAGATTCTTATTATTCCCATACAAAACTCCTGATAGAAAAAGCGCTTGACGAATTTGAGAAAGAAAATAAAAACATCAAGGTTGTTCGCCTTAGATCATCAGTATTATGTGGTCGTAATGTCAACAATCCTTTAGCCGATTTCCCTAAATATAAGCGTTTACTGTATATTAAGGGAAATACTGTCGGGCTTCCAATAGTTCATGAAGATGATGTAGCCCGAGCTTTTTACTGGGTGACAAAGAAAGATGTCTCTGGTGCTTTTAATATTGCTAGTGGCAATTTAAGTATTCAGGAAATGTCCGAAATGCTTAATGTACCGGTAATGGCAGTCCCATATTTTATTGCTAAAACATTTGGGCATCTTTTATTCAAGATTGGCAAATTCCCATTCTCAGCCGATTGGATTGTATTGGGAAGATATCCCTGGCGAGTGAGCAGTGAAAAGGCAAAAAATATCCTCGGCTGGTATCCTAAATATACACCTGTGGATGCATTTAAAGAAGTATTAGATAAATGGAAGAACAAATAAGAAATTTAGCCAGAGATTTTGCCGAGCAGGAATTAAGAAAAAGGTGGGAAGAGCTTGATTGCCGTAATTCTGCATTACTGACAGATATTTTGAAAAGAGCGGCAAACATCGGAGTATTTAGTTTTTTACTTAGTCAGGAAATTGGTGGCGCTGGATTTAGCCCGAAAGATTATTGCATTTTTCTTGAAGAAATAACGAAAGGTTGCCCAGGAATTGGATTAATATTTGCCGCGCATCTAATGGGTATCACACCTATTTTGTTATCAAAAGATGCCGGAAAGAAGGCAAAGTTTCTATCGGCTATTGCAGAGTCTGAAAAGCAAAATAATCCTTTAATTTTTACCTCAGCCATAAATGAAGAAAAGTTTTCGGGATTAATTCCTGATAATATCCAGACTGCTGTTAAGAGTTACCGACTTTCTGGGAGCAAAATAAATGTATACGGTGGAGAAATTGCTAATTATTTTAGTTTACTGGCAAGGTTAGAAGGCAGTGATAAATTTGGTTGGTTTATCATTCTGTCTAATCTTAAGGGGACAGAGGTAAAAGAAGAAAAATACAGGATCGGACTCAGAATTTGTCCCATGAATAATATTTACTTTAAAGATGTAGAGATATTGCCAGAGAATATATTGGACGAAGCGAAATTGTCCGATTTGGTAGACTATTATAGATTTTTTGATTCTTCTCTGGGATCGGTCGGGGTAGGTATGGCTGAAGAAGCCTACGATATTGCTTTGAAGTATACGACCGAGCGCTATCAGGGTGGGAAAATTATATGTGAGCACGAGGCGGTGAAGGTGATACTTTCTGAGATGAAACTCTCAATTGAAACAGCCAAAATTTTTGTTTATCACTCGTCTCATGTTATCGCTTCTGCTTATGCCAGCGAAATAGCGGAGAAAGTTTGTATTGATGCGATACAATTACTTGGTGGTTATGGCTATATGAAAGATTTCCGAGTGGAAAGAATATTAAGAGATGCCAAAACCTATCAGGGGATAGTAAATCCGGTATCCCGGAAAATGGAATATATTGGGCGCGAAATTGAAAGGTTAAGGTAAAGAGGAGAAAGAGAATGGAAAGAAAACTTGAATTTTTCAAAGGGGTTGTTCAATTCGATACTGAACTTGAAAGGGAGAAATCCAAATTTCCAATTTTTTATTATGATGCTTCTTCTATAACCGGTATATTTCCAGCGAGAGTTGGTAAATTAAGAAAAATCCTGCCAAAGAAAGAGTATCATCCTCTAACTATATTCCCTGGAATAGGAGCCATTGCAATTACTGCTTTTGAATACCGAGATACCGATATTAGACCATATAATGAATTATCTATTTCTGTTCCAATATCATACAAGTCTCGTTGCTGTGTTCCAGCAGTGAAATTGTTATCCTATCTCCTCCGGCGAGAGTTTCATGTTTATATTCATCATCTTCCAGTCACCACCAAAATAGCCTTAGACGGAGGCGTGATTGTATATAACTATCCAAAGTTTATTGCACAGATTGATTTTGAGCGGGATGATAGAAATGTGCGTGTCAAATTAATAGATGAAGGGAATCTTATTCTTTGCCTGGAAGGCAAGAAGATTAAGGCAGACAAAATTCTGAAGATGAGATATGTTACCTATCCAGTAAAAGACGGGAATGCACAGCATGCTGATGTTCTGATTAATGCGATAAATTTTGGTTCGTCTCGTAATTCATCAGACCTTTCTTTGGAACTGGGGGAGGAGCATCCGATTTCAAAAGAACTTCAGGATTTATTGATATCTAAAAGACCACTGCAGTACCAGTATATTCCAAAGTTTCAATCTATTTTATATGGACCAAACAGGTTGGAGTAAATGCAGAGACATATTTTTGGACCTGAAAAATTAATCTATAAGCTAAGAGATTTGAAGGAAGCATTTCCCAGACTCGGATTGATCGAGAAGTGTGCCCCAGATTATGTGTCTGAACTATATAAAGTTCAAAATACTGCCCGTGAGTTTGGCACAAAATATGTGGAGCCGATTGCTGAAGAATTAGATAAAAAGATAGAAAAGGACCACAATTATTTCCATTGGGATATAGTCTATAAAGCGCTGCCCTATAGATTTTTAAGTTATCTCATACCAAAGCAAAGTGGCGGTAAGGGGTTTTATACTACTCATTTTTCTATTCTTATGGAAGAGCTATGTAGTTTTTGCCCGGGTATCGCCAACATATTCGGGGCACATGCTTTAGGAATTTCACCGATTGTTCTTTTACCAGATACAAGACATTTTGCCACATATCTGAAAGAAGTAGCAGATAAAGAAAGAAAGGGAGAGCCAGTTTTATTTGCTTTAGCAATTACAGAACCAGAAGCAGGTTCTGATGTTGAGGATGCTGATTTTTTGAAAGCTGCCAAGCTGGTAACCCATGCCAGAAAAGTTAATGGTGGATACGTGTTGCAGGGAAGAAAGGTATTTATCTCCAATGGAAATGTAGCCAGATATATCTGGGTTGGCACTTTTCTTGATAGAAAAAGTCCACTTCAAACGGGAGTATCGTTTATAGTAAAAAATGATGCCAAAGGATTTTCCGTAGGGAGAATTGAAAGGAAAATGGGGCAGCGTGCCTGTCCAGCAGCGGAGTTAATGTTTGAGGATGTATTCATTCCAGAGGAGGATATAGTTGGCGATATAGGTGAAGGAGAAAGATTGACAGCACTTGTTCTCGGTACCTCTCGGGCACCGGTCGCGGCGATTGCCACCGGTATTGCCAGAGGTGCCTTTGAAAGGTTGTTGAAATATTTAAATGACACCACAATAAAAGGAAGATATTTGTTTGAAGAACAGTGGTGTCAGATTATGCTGGTTGATATATTGGCAAAAATTCAAATGGCAAGACAATTATATCTTGACGCTGCAATATGTTGCGACTTATTAAGCACCCCTAAATTAATGGAGCATCCCTTAATGAAGGCCTTTAATCTCGTACCGGGATCTATTATGAACTCAGATTTAGCCCAAAGAATCTTTAACCCCCAAAAAACCTATGAATTTGTAAGAAAGTTAGCTAAAAGAAGTATCTCAGATGAAGATTTGTCTTTAGTTGCTGGTTATAGTTCCCTGGCAAAATTTTCAGCTTCTGATCTGGCGATAGAAGTGACATCAAAAGCAATGCAAATTATGCAGGAAGATGGGGCAATATCCTCATATGGAATCGAAAAATTGTACCGTGATGCTAAATTAACTCAAATATACGAAGGAACAAATCAGATAAATAGACTATATGCTTTCAAGAATATTTTGGTTGAAAGAAAGTGACGGGTTAATAAGCTATCCGGATGACCCTTACGTAGCACGCCATTTTATCTCTCTCCCCATTAGGCTAACCTCAACCCTTACAATTCTCAAAGGTTTAGCTCTATCAGAGCTCTTAGCTGACTCTCCTAGTGCCCCAAGACCACACGCATTCAACAGATTATGGACATTTTACCTACCGTGGAGAATAGGGCCAATGCGCTTGGTTGAACATAAGTCCAAAAAGTTCAGTGAAACGCCTTTTGTGTTTACAAGGCTATCGGTTCCATCCTGAATTCCTAGGTGTTAAGCTTGCCAAATCTATATGCAGCGATAGCCGCATCAACCAGATACCAAACTCCAACGCCTCCACACGTTATTAGCTTTACGACACCCCAACCGATTTGTCCTCGGTAGAAACGGTCCAGGCCAAAATAGCCAGCGAGGAAAGATATTATGAGGATAGTTAACTGCTGTTGCCACTCCTTCTTTGTCTCCATCTCGAATACCTCCTTGTGTCTGATCTAACTAGAAGTCTACCAGAGTTGACCAAGATCACACAATCGCCTGAAAAGTATAACGAGAAATATGCCTCACCTTTTGAGGTTAAACGTTAAGCTGAAAGTTCTACCTATAGTAACCTCAGCTCCACCATCTCAGCCTCGTTTAAACAGACATCACGTTTCACATTCATTTTACAGATTAAGGCAGCTTTTCATGTTGTGTGATGAGGAAGATGGCTGGTA
Coding sequences within:
- a CDS encoding TM2 domain-containing protein translates to METKKEWQQQLTILIISFLAGYFGLDRFYRGQIGWGVVKLITCGGVGVWYLVDAAIAAYRFGKLNT